The DNA region CTTCGCTTATTGCTTTTTGGATATTGAAGATATTCGTTTGTTGATTCAGAAGACGTCGCTCTTCTGGCGTCAAATTACCAGTCAATTTTTTTATAGGAGCGTCAACAACTTGCAAATTAAGGCGTTCGTCTTGCACGATGTATAAATTTTCACAAATATTTTTATACATGTCCCCGGATCTGGCGCCCCCAAACCCAACGCTCGTCCCCTTCTCCTCTTCCCATTCGAGCTTTCCTACTTTTCCATACACGTGGTAAAGCTTAGATTCATTCTGCATTTTATGGTGCACAAGTTTGTTTAATTCATGTTGGTCATAGTGCTGCATAACTTCTTCTTCTACCATTGAGGGGGTCGTATACCGGTAATAATTAAAAAGAGCGTAATCCATATACCGGTCATAATTAAAGGTAATAATAACCGGCGGTTTTCCCCCTTTTTTAATCGCTGACAACTTGCGAAAAAATATATGATACCAATCGTCATCCACCTGCTCTCCCACCTTATTGTTTTCGCGAGGCAGGTATGGATTATTGATTTTTTTGCCAACATAAAAATTCTTTCTGTCCTCAAGGTTACTAAAAATAAAAGCGATTATCGCTTTTCCGATTTTTTGGGACATTTCGTCCTTATGCACAGCAAGAAATGTATCAATATATGGCATCATTGAATAGCGGAAATTATTTACAAATTGGGTTATCTGTTTGTTCAGAGACTTGTCTATCTCGTTTCTAGTATGTATTGGAGAATTGTACTCGGGAGCGGATATAATAACTTCTCGTAATATCTGAAGGTTTTTTTCGGAAAGCAGATTTTCATTGCAAATCATTTGCCGTAACTGATACCCACTTGGTAATCCATATAGCACATGTGCGCCAGCACCAATTATAAAAACCGTCTTTTTATCGTCCATTTATTGTGTGTTCTCTTTTTCTTTCTTCCCTATCCGCATCAACCAACCATTTAAAATAGTTTTTCACATTACTGATTATTTCCAACGCATCTTCCTCTGATATTCGATACCCATACCGTGGCGACCAAAAATCAATAGTTTCCTGTATAAATTCTTTACTTATCGGCATGTTAAAAAATTCTTACCGGTTCCAACTATCAAGCAATTTCAATATATTATTTCTCGCAATCTTGGCTTTATTTTTATACAGATCATTCATCTCTTCCACAATTCTATCTTTGTTATCCCATTCATCAAAATCTATATACTTAGTAAATATTCGTGTATATTTTCGCTCGGGATCTAATGCTCGAACGGGCACTCTAAAATAATTATCTTCTTTAATGCGCTTCAATAGTTTTATCCGTTCCTCAGGATTCTTCACTGGTCCTACTTCCAATATAAGCCCAAGCTTATCGTTTTGGCGTTTCATGAACCAAAATGAAATACAATACGGAGAACGCCATTCATCCGCTATTCTTAAATCATATTTCTTGAATTCTTTTGGTACAAACCAATATCGCCTATTATTTCTGAATGTCTCTATGATATCCTCGTTCTGTATTTTGAAATCATTAGCGGCTGATTCGAACTCAGACGTTAATCCGTATTCTACAATTAAATCAACTGCTTCCTTATGCTTTGAATAAATATCTTTACATAACCGACTGATGTCAGCGTTTTGCATTGTTAGAACCTCCAATATTTTAGAATAATACATAATCAAATCAAAAACTTTTGGATTTAGATTATCTTTGTATAGGTCAATAGAAAATTTTATTATCTGACATATCCGCTCATAACTCAAAACACAATAATCTTCCCTCTCGGACGGTTCGTCCCCCATAAGCGTCAAATACGTTGGAAGAATACAATAAGTAGAATAATGTTCTCTTACAATTGTTAAATAACGCTTCAATTGATTATTTGCCTCTTGTGAATATATTTTGTTTTCAAAAAATATGACTAGATTATTACTCTGCGAAGCTATCAATAGGTCAATATTTTTCCACTCCCTCTTAACTTCAGCATCAGAAAAACTGTTTAATTGAATATTTCCTACAGACAATCGCGAATCAATATTTTCGCTTGTTGAAACTACTTCGCTTATTATTTTCTTTAATAACTTGTCATGTAAATTATGATTTGCATTTGGGTCTAACAGCCATCCAAGCATATTTGAATGTCTTATTTCATGCTTTTCAATTTTCAAAATATTAAAAGGATTAAATGCCCCCATCTTTGCCTCTAATAATTCGAGTTCGTCATTATTCACAACGAATTGATGTAATTTACGTGTCATATCTTTAATATCAATCGTCTCATCCGCCATCTTCTTTTCACCTCTAAATATTAAAGCTTCCCTTCAATAAAAGCTTTTATTGTCTCAACCTGCTCCTTAGTCGGCTTAATCTTCCCCTCTTCTAACCGCACAATATATTTCTGAGATACGCCCATCTTTTTAGCAAGTTCGATTATAGTTAGCTTTTTAGATTTGCGAAGCTGTTTGAGTTGGTGGAT from bacterium includes:
- a CDS encoding PD-(D/E)XK nuclease family protein — its product is MADETIDIKDMTRKLHQFVVNNDELELLEAKMGAFNPFNILKIEKHEIRHSNMLGWLLDPNANHNLHDKLLKKIISEVVSTSENIDSRLSVGNIQLNSFSDAEVKREWKNIDLLIASQSNNLVIFFENKIYSQEANNQLKRYLTIVREHYSTYCILPTYLTLMGDEPSEREDYCVLSYERICQIIKFSIDLYKDNLNPKVFDLIMYYSKILEVLTMQNADISRLCKDIYSKHKEAVDLIVEYGLTSEFESAANDFKIQNEDIIETFRNNRRYWFVPKEFKKYDLRIADEWRSPYCISFWFMKRQNDKLGLILEVGPVKNPEERIKLLKRIKEDNYFRVPVRALDPERKYTRIFTKYIDFDEWDNKDRIVEEMNDLYKNKAKIARNNILKLLDSWNR
- a CDS encoding helix-turn-helix transcriptional regulator, which translates into the protein MNEYIHQLKQLRKSKKLTIIELAKKMGVSQKYIVRLEEGKIKPTKEQVETIKAFIEGKL